One Miscanthus floridulus cultivar M001 chromosome 11, ASM1932011v1, whole genome shotgun sequence DNA window includes the following coding sequences:
- the LOC136494587 gene encoding uncharacterized protein, whose product MEHDAHAEAPTHAVQPSEDATVDDWARDDAEPMSVESGAAPAEVATADSGVDAPHTPAPSPSAAVASGVKEIQSSLQSLELKTNVATQEDARVVEDDVDETKRHLNVVFIGHVDAGKSTTGGQILFLSGQVDDRTIQKYEKEAKDKSRESWYMAYIMDTNEEERVKGKTVEVGRAHFETEHTRFTILDAPGHKSYVPNMISGASQADIGVLVISARKGEFETGYERGGQTREHVLLAKTLGVAKLVVVINKMDEPTVKWSKERYDEIEAKMVPFLKSSGYNVKKDVQFLPISGLVGTNMKTRMDKSICSWWDGPCLFEVLDRIEVPLRDPKGPVRMPIIDKYKDMGTVVMGKIESGTIREGDSLLVMPNKSHVKVIGLNLDESKVRRAGPAENVRVKLSGVEEEDVMAGFVLSSVANPVGAVSEFIAQLQILELLDNVSNHAS is encoded by the exons ATGGAGCACGACGCGCACGCCGAGGCCCCGACGCACGCCGTCCAGCCATCGGAGGACGCCACCGTCGATGATTGGGCTCGCGACGACGCGGAGCCCATGTCCGTCGAATCTGGCGCTGCCCCCGCGGAGGTGGCTACGGCGGATTCCGGCGTTGATGCCCCGCACACGCCCGCGCCCTCGCCCTCGGCCGCGGTCGCGTCAG GTGTCAAGGAAATTCAATCATCTCTTCAATCCTTGGAGCTTAAAACAAATG TTGCTACTCAAGAAGATGCTCGTGTGGTTGAAGACGATGTAGATGAAACAAAAAGACACTTGAATGTGGTTTTCATTGGCCATGTTG ATGCTGGAAAATCAACTACTGGAGGACAAATATTGTTTTTAAGTGGTCAAGTTGATGATAGGACCATCCAGAAATATGAGAAGGAAGCAAAGGATAAAAGCCGAGAAAGCTG GTACATGGCTTACATCATGGACACAAATGAGGAAGAAAGGGTTAAG GGAAAGACTGTTGAAGTTGGTAGAGCCCACTTCGAGACAGAACACACAAGATTCACTATCTTGGATGCACCG GGTCACAAAAGTTATGTTCCAAATATGATAAGTGGTGCATCTCAAGCTGACATTGGTGTTCTG GTCATATCTGCTCGAAAAGGTGAATTCGAAACAGGTTATGAAAGGGGAGGACAGACCCGTGAACATGTACTACTTGCGAAAACTTTGGGTGTTGCTAAGCTGGTAGTTGTAATAAATAAGATGGACGAACCTACTGTTAAATGGTCTAAGGAAAG GTATGATGAGATTGAAGCAAAAATGGTTCCATTCCTTAAATCTTCAGGGTACAATGTTAAGAAAG ATGTGCAATTCTTGCCAATATCTGGTCTTGTGGGAACCAATATGAAGACCAGGATGGATAAAAGCATTTGTAGTTGGTGGGATGGCCCTTGTCTTTTTGAAGTTCTGGACCGTATTGAAGTTCCTTTACGCGACCCCAAAGGTCCAGTAAG GATGCCGATTATTGATAAATATAAGGATATGGGCACTGTTGTAATGGGCAAAATAGAGTCTGGCACTATCAGAGAGGGTGACAGTTTGTTGGTTATGCCAAATAAG TCCCATGTGAAAGTCATTGGTTTGAACTTGGATGAGAGCAAAGTACGTCGTGCTGGACCTGCTGAGAATGTTCGTGTCAAATTGTCCGGAGTTGAAGAGGAGGATGTAATGGCTGGTTTTGTACTTTCAAGTGTTG